The Candidatus Liberibacter solanacearum CLso-ZC1 genomic interval CAAAATAGCAGATGAAATCAAAAACATTAACGGATTGATGTTTCATAATAATTGCGAAAACAAATCGTTCCCTTGTTTCGATGCAATGCTAAACCATATTGAACAAGAATTTGGTAATTTTATTTTCCAAGTTGAGTGGATTAGTCTAGGTGGAGGGATTCATTTTACAGATAATACTTATCCCATAGAAGATTTTTGTCGACGGCTCAAAGAATTTTCAGAAAAATATTCTATTCAAATTTATTTAGAGCCGGGAGAAGCCATTGTAACTAATACCACAACTTTAGAAACGACAGTGCTTGATATAGCCCAAAATATTAAAAATCTAGTGATTGTTGATTCTTCTGTAGAAGCCCATTTGCCTGATTGCTTACTTTACAAACAATCAGCGATCATATCTCCTAATAAAGGCCCTTATACTGCCATGGTATGCGGAAGATCTTGCCTTGCAGGAGATATATTTGGCGATTTTCACTTTGAAACCCCTCCTCAAATAGGAGACAGAATATCATTTGAAGACGTCGCAGGCTATAACCTCAATCGAAAAAATTGGTTTAATGGAATAAATATGCCTATGATCGTAGCGAAAGATTTAGATGGCACCCTAAAAATCATACGTGAATTTTCTTACGATGATTACTATAAAAATCTTTCCTGAAAAACAACAAAGAACTGTGCTAGTAGTTCCACAATAAATCTATAAGATAAATGCATAAAAAATAGAGAAATCCTGCAATTATGAAAAAAAATGTTTTAATTATTGGGGCTGGAGGCGTTGCACACGTAGTAGCGCATAAGTGCGCACAAAATAATAATATTCTTGGCAAGATCCATATCGCTTCACGCACACTTCAAAAATGCTCAAAGATAGTAGATAGCATCTACGAAAAAAAATCACTGAAAGTTAGTGATAATATTAAAATCCACCAAATAGATGCCTTAAATATTGAATCACTAATAAAATTAATCAAAGAAACGAAATGTCAAATCGTTATCAATGTCGGATCGTCTTTCCTTAATATGTCAGTATTACGCGCCTGCATTAACTCAAATGTGGCATACATTGATACGGCTATTCATGAAGATCCCCTTAAAATATGTGAATCCCCTCCTTGGTATAATAATTACGAATGGAAGATGCTTGACGAATGTTATGCTAAATCTATTACAGCAATTTTAGGGGCGGGATTTGATCCTGGAGTCGTTAACGCTTTTGCGCGCTTAGCAAAAGATGAGTACTTCGATCAAATTACAGACATTGATATAATAGACGTCAATGCCGGCAAACATAATAGATATTTTGCAACAAATTTTGATGCAGAGATAAATTTCCGCGAATTCACAGGAGTGGTCTATAGTTGGCAAAAAGGTCAATGGTGTGTTAATAAAATGTTTGAAATAAGTAGAACATATAACTTTCCTGTTATTGGACAACATAAAGTTTATTTAAGCGGCCATGACGAAATTCATTCCTTGTTTAAAAATATAGAAGGCGCTGATATACGATTCTGGATGGGATTCAGCGATCATTATATTAACGTATTCACAGTACTAAAAAATCTTGGTCTCTTGTCAGAAAAACCAATAAAAACTGCTGAAAACATAGAAGTATCCCCTCTCAAAATAGTAAAAGCCGTATTACCTGACCCTTCTTCATTAGCGCCGAATTATAAAGGAAAAACTTGTATCAGCTGTCTTATCAACGGAATATATCATGGGGAGAAAAGAGAGATATTGTTGTACAATCTTTGTGACCATCAAAGCGCATATCAAGAAATAGCAAGCCAAGGAATTTCTTATACTGCCGGAACACCTCCTGTAGCAGCCGCTATTTTGATAGCGCAAGGAATTTGGGATGTTGGAAAAATGGTGAACATCGAAGAGCTTCCTCCAAAACCATTTCTTAGCACCCTTCATAAAATAGGACTTTCCACCTTGCTCCGCGAAAATAATAAAGAATATTTATTGCAATTTGAGGGATAAAGAACCAAAAAGTTTGTTTGCTCAAAAAGAAAACATCGAAAATACGAACCTTTAAAAAGAATTTTCTACAAAACTTCAAGGCATACTTATAAAATTCTTCCCCCCATTAAACTTGTATCTTTTTTATAAAAGCAACTTTCTGCCACCACAACACTATTAAAAAGCAAAAAATGACTTATAAAAGAACATTATCACAAGAGAAAATCTTAAACACTGCACTTTTTTATGCAGATTCTGGCGTTTACTGGGTTTTTGATCATTCCAACGGGAAAACACATAAATCATGGGGAGAAGAAAAACCTCCTCTATCTTCACAGCCAATAAAAGAAATTGATCAAACAAATAATCCACTTGTAGAAAAAGCTTATTCTATTGCTCAAAACGCTCGTTCATTACATGAGCTCAAATCACTAATTTCCTCTTTTCACGATTGCGCTCTCCAAAACACATCTTCTTCCACTATTTGCGCCACTCAAGAAGGAGGAAAAGACCTTATGATTATAGGTTATACACCTAGCGATAGTGACAATATAAACGGTAATCCTTTTTCTGGAAAAACTGGAGATATCTTAGACAAAATGCTCCAATCTATTGGCGTTATGCGAATACAGACACATACATCTATGATTTCTCCATGGCATCCTCCAGGCAACAGACAACTTTCTAAAATAGAAATGGAAATATGTCGTCCTCTTATAATGAAACAAATTGAACTTGTATCACCTAGAATTCTCTTTTTTCTTGGGAACAAAACAATAAATTTTTTTTTCAATAATGATGATAAAGCAAACTATCAAAATCTTGGAAAATGGCATAAAATTCAGGTCCAGAATCGTACTATTCCAACATTATCTACGGTTCATCCCCAAGAACTAATGCAATACCCCCTTATTAAAAAAACCGCTTGGCATACTTTGATAACCCTGAAAAAAGCATTGAAAAATACTTTGTAAACAAGATGTTGTGTATCTTCATAAGGCAATGCAATTTATGCATTACTGATATCCATTAATAACACTTCTTTTCTAAAATTTTCGATGTATAATCTTGTCATATTTCATTTATATGTTTTTTATTTTTTCTTATAATAATAAAAATTAGGAGTACCCTAGATTAATTTTTTAAATACCTTTTTAAAACTTAATAACTGAATTACTCGTTTCTTTAAAAAATAATATTCTGAAATACAAGAATGTTATAGATGAGAAGAAAGTTTATTAAAATGGAAATTTTATGCAAAGGACCTGTGGAACAAAAGTTAATTATTTAAATTTTTCTAGGATTACAAACCAGATAATCCATTTATAATAATCAATGTTATACATTTTCATAAACAATTTTTATAATAAATCTTTATATTTTTTTATTGCACGCAAGGACATCCTAACAGGTGTCCTTGTTTTTTGAGTAATAAATCTAAATAATACAAAATAAAGTATTATAAATTTTTCTTAGAACGTAAATTTATTTCCTAAATATAAGCGACGTACATCTTTATTATCAATAATCTCTTTTACTGTGCCATGCGCCAGAACCCCTCCTGCATGAATTATATAGGCACGATCAATCAAATTTAATGTTTCATGCACATTATGATCTGTTATCAGCACACCAATACCACGAGCCGCTAAATCGCGAATAAGAAGCTGTATATCTGAGACGGCAACAGGATCTACTCCAGCAAATGGTTCATCAAGCAATATATAAGAAGGCGAGCTTACAAGAGAACGAGCTATTTCCAAACGTCTTCGCTCCCCTCCGGATAATAGTGGTGCTAATACGTGGCGTAATTTTGTAATTTTAAACTCACTTAGAAGTGATTCCAATCTTTCACGTCGCTTCTTTTTATCTTGTTCATGCACTTCTAAAACCGCAAGAATATTTTCTTCAACAGTCAATCCACGGAAAATTGATGCTTCTTGAGGCAAATAACTAATACCAAGACGAGCTCGTCTGTACATAGGCATTTTTGTCACATCACTGCCGTCGATTTTAATTGAACCGCTATCAGCAGGAATCAAACCGGTTATCATATAAAAAAAAGTAGTCTTCCCCGCTCCATTAGGCCCAAGCAATCCCACAATCTCACCAGGATAAACATCTAAATCCACATCTTTGACTACATATGCAGAATTATATTTCTTCGTCAAAGAATGAGCGGATAAAAGACATTCTCGTCGAATTATATTATGCTGATTATCTGACATCTTAAACCTCCAAGTGATTTCTACTTAATATCCATGATTTTTATTATACTTAATGATAGATTTCACTTGTTGAGATCCGCATCCTTGCAAATAAGCGGTACCCACATCTAGTTTTACAGTCAATCTACATCCCAAAAATGTATTCATCCCTTCTTGAAAGATCACTTTATCTCCATATAAGACCAAAATTTTTTTTTGGAAATCACAGTAACCATTTTTAGCCATAGCCTTGTTCTTATCTGAATTTATAATAACATTATTTCTCATATCCATACGACTAAGTTGATCACTAGAATCAGTATAGTGTAAAATAATTTCCTCGGCTTGCATGTTGGTATCTCCTTGGGTCACTGTTACTCCCCCTCTAAAAGATGCCTTTTTAAGATCATCTTGAACATCCAAGGTATCACTATGAATATAAATTTCTTGATCTCTCCCAATTTTAAAACTTGAAAAATAAGACGACTCCGCCCGAGACAGATCTGTCTTCAACAATACAAATACCACTACGAATAGCAGCGTATATATTTTATCCGAAATCTTCATTTAAAACTCAAAAAAATTATTTTTACACCTTTTTATGCAATATCTTAGGATGAATTACTACTGACACGTCTCCCGAAAATATAGCTCTTTTTTGATCGTTTTCTATACTACAAGACTGCGCAGAAAGCGTAAAAGTTGAACTTGTAAACTTCACAGCATCTGAACTATTCAGAACTATTTTCTTTATATCCATAACAGCAGTTTTAAAATATAGCTGAGTATCATTATTATTAAATATTATTTTGAAAGGATGTTGAATATTAAGCATATTACGATATAAATCAAAACTTGCATAATTTGCCAATAAACGCATCTCATCATATCCAGGTATAGGCATTACTAATTCGAGATCTTGTAATAAAATAGTATTTTTAGACCCCTCATTATCTTGTGCACGTTTTGCAGACAGTGAATACCTCTTTTTATCTCTACTATAATCAGATAAAATAAATTTATTTATCACCATAAACTCAAAATTCAAAAAATCCGCTGCAGGTTTGGAAAAATGCTTAATTCGAACCCAAGAAGAAAAAAAAAGCCACGATAAAAGCACTACACTTAAAGTCGGCAAAAAAAATTTCAAAAATCTAATAAGCTTGAAATGCTGATTGTATTTTTTTCTTTGCAATAATAGCTTTTCTCTTCTATCCAATTCATTCATATCGTCCATGAAGAAATACCTTTATCGCCATCACCATTACCTTAAGCATATACATAAATCATTATACTTATAATAATCAAAAAATTTTAGGTTGCAAAAAAATAAATTTTATTATAGATATTTATTGAGGACACTAAATAATTAAGAATAGCACGTTAAGATATTTTTATTCTCTTTTGGTATGTAGTAGATGCATAATTCAACTTACGTTACATAAAATATAAATCCCCTTTCATGGACTCAACAATGATAAGCTTATCAAAAAATATAAAAAAACGACATATAGTATATCTGTTAATAGCGCTTGGAATCACGTATTTTGCTTGGGATTCAATTTTCCCAGATAGAACTCCTCATGTGGCAAGAATAACAATAAGTGGATCTATAGGTGATGATAACGAAGACTTATTAGATCGCATTCACAGAGTTGGCACGGATGATTCGGCAAAAGCCTTGGTCCTTTGGATATCATCTCCAGGGGGGACGGTCTATGGATCAGAATCCTTGTTTGAAGCAGTAAAAAAAGTCAAGCTCCGCAAACCAGTAGTTACTCTTGTTGGCGGTGTCGCAGCGTCTGGAGGATATTTAATTTCTTGTGCGAGCAATGCTATTATAGCATCCCAGAGCTCTATAATTGGATCTATCGGAGTATTCCTTTCTTATCCTCAGTTCAAACCTTTCCTAGACAAATTAGGCATATCAGTAGAAACCATAAAATCATCTCCATTAAAAGGAGAACCTTCGCCTTATTCAAAGCCAAATCCACAGACAATACAAAACTTGAAAGAGCTGGTAAACGATGAGTATCATTGGTTTGTTAAGCTCGTTTCTGAAGAGCGCCATATCCCATATGATAAAGCCCTAACCTTATCTAGTGGACTTGTTTGGTCTGGAACTAAAGCCAAGAAACTTGGATTAATTGACGCTATAGGGGGAAATGATGAAGTTTGGAAAAGCCTATACTCACTAGGAGTCGATAAAGACGTTAAAATTATCAAAGATTGGAAATCTCCTAAAAATTATTGGTTCTTTGATTTTAATTTTAAAAAGTATGTCAAATCCACCTTGGAAGATAGTGTCCCGTTTATCAGACAAGCAAATTTTGAAGGATTATTGGCAGTTTGGCGCCCTTAAATACCTTTTGGGAAATTCTTGAGATAGGAAATTAGCGATGATAAAATCTTCTCTGATATATACAATTGCAAAAAAAAATCCACAAATAAACCATCAAGATGTCGAAAAAATGGTA includes:
- the sppA gene encoding signal peptide peptidase SppA, with product MISLSKNIKKRHIVYLLIALGITYFAWDSIFPDRTPHVARITISGSIGDDNEDLLDRIHRVGTDDSAKALVLWISSPGGTVYGSESLFEAVKKVKLRKPVVTLVGGVAASGGYLISCASNAIIASQSSIIGSIGVFLSYPQFKPFLDKLGISVETIKSSPLKGEPSPYSKPNPQTIQNLKELVNDEYHWFVKLVSEERHIPYDKALTLSSGLVWSGTKAKKLGLIDAIGGNDEVWKSLYSLGVDKDVKIIKDWKSPKNYWFFDFNFKKYVKSTLEDSVPFIRQANFEGLLAVWRP
- a CDS encoding saccharopine dehydrogenase family protein, with the protein product MKKNVLIIGAGGVAHVVAHKCAQNNNILGKIHIASRTLQKCSKIVDSIYEKKSLKVSDNIKIHQIDALNIESLIKLIKETKCQIVINVGSSFLNMSVLRACINSNVAYIDTAIHEDPLKICESPPWYNNYEWKMLDECYAKSITAILGAGFDPGVVNAFARLAKDEYFDQITDIDIIDVNAGKHNRYFATNFDAEINFREFTGVVYSWQKGQWCVNKMFEISRTYNFPVIGQHKVYLSGHDEIHSLFKNIEGADIRFWMGFSDHYINVFTVLKNLGLLSEKPIKTAENIEVSPLKIVKAVLPDPSSLAPNYKGKTCISCLINGIYHGEKREILLYNLCDHQSAYQEIASQGISYTAGTPPVAAAILIAQGIWDVGKMVNIEELPPKPFLSTLHKIGLSTLLRENNKEYLLQFEG
- a CDS encoding LptA/OstA family protein; translation: MKTDLSRAESSYFSSFKIGRDQEIYIHSDTLDVQDDLKKASFRGGVTVTQGDTNMQAEEIILHYTDSSDQLSRMDMRNNVIINSDKNKAMAKNGYCDFQKKILVLYGDKVIFQEGMNTFLGCRLTVKLDVGTAYLQGCGSQQVKSIIKYNKNHGY
- a CDS encoding carboxynorspermidine decarboxylase, producing MIKTPYYLIDKQKILNNLEIVQRIQKNAGIKLLLALKCFSAWGVFDILSQYMDGTTSSSLYEVMLGRKKFGGETHAYNVAYKDCEIDVVLAHCDTIIFNNISQLNKFKEKAQKSKKNIGLRINPSISYSNFILADPNRPFSRLGEKDKNKIADEIKNINGLMFHNNCENKSFPCFDAMLNHIEQEFGNFIFQVEWISLGGGIHFTDNTYPIEDFCRRLKEFSEKYSIQIYLEPGEAIVTNTTTLETTVLDIAQNIKNLVIVDSSVEAHLPDCLLYKQSAIISPNKGPYTAMVCGRSCLAGDIFGDFHFETPPQIGDRISFEDVAGYNLNRKNWFNGINMPMIVAKDLDGTLKIIREFSYDDYYKNLS
- a CDS encoding uracil-DNA glycosylase; this encodes MTYKRTLSQEKILNTALFYADSGVYWVFDHSNGKTHKSWGEEKPPLSSQPIKEIDQTNNPLVEKAYSIAQNARSLHELKSLISSFHDCALQNTSSSTICATQEGGKDLMIIGYTPSDSDNINGNPFSGKTGDILDKMLQSIGVMRIQTHTSMISPWHPPGNRQLSKIEMEICRPLIMKQIELVSPRILFFLGNKTINFFFNNDDKANYQNLGKWHKIQVQNRTIPTLSTVHPQELMQYPLIKKTAWHTLITLKKALKNTL
- the lptB gene encoding LPS export ABC transporter ATP-binding protein, which gives rise to MSDNQHNIIRRECLLSAHSLTKKYNSAYVVKDVDLDVYPGEIVGLLGPNGAGKTTFFYMITGLIPADSGSIKIDGSDVTKMPMYRRARLGISYLPQEASIFRGLTVEENILAVLEVHEQDKKKRRERLESLLSEFKITKLRHVLAPLLSGGERRRLEIARSLVSSPSYILLDEPFAGVDPVAVSDIQLLIRDLAARGIGVLITDHNVHETLNLIDRAYIIHAGGVLAHGTVKEIIDNKDVRRLYLGNKFTF
- the lptC gene encoding LPS export ABC transporter periplasmic protein LptC; amino-acid sequence: MDDMNELDRREKLLLQRKKYNQHFKLIRFLKFFLPTLSVVLLSWLFFSSWVRIKHFSKPAADFLNFEFMVINKFILSDYSRDKKRYSLSAKRAQDNEGSKNTILLQDLELVMPIPGYDEMRLLANYASFDLYRNMLNIQHPFKIIFNNNDTQLYFKTAVMDIKKIVLNSSDAVKFTSSTFTLSAQSCSIENDQKRAIFSGDVSVVIHPKILHKKV